One part of the Malus sylvestris chromosome 2, drMalSylv7.2, whole genome shotgun sequence genome encodes these proteins:
- the LOC126591464 gene encoding growth-regulating factor 1-like isoform X3 — translation MDFGVMGLEGLVGHDAGGGEAAENVGDGSGSASAKQQRSWPAEDDWRDSKMLKNEDLNSPKTMPLQYQGTPLLRSNSQLLPPPAESHRQEQMLSFSNNKSESFLSRDGDFAYYQRNPTPIPSPYPRNAGSPGYGSLNLSMHGTFTGARGPFTPSQWIELEHQALIYKYMTSNVPVPSNLLIPIKKSLYPYGLSVAWGAYHLGFSGNNDPEPGRCRRTDGKKWRCSRDAVADQKYCERHINRGRHRSRKPVEGQPGQAVSETSNSKRVPMNSSMSTSVMPSSGVSSSLTTAQQQFKSLQPAVAVNPSADALVNRMQGQQGVSVMSAPTLKPKSNKSTYNIGKQEFLVEEASQAEFGLVSTDSLLNPSHRNSYISKDFSGSFLHFGDQDTQDHHPLRQFMDDWPKDQSCHSVSTWPEEVKSDWTQLSMSIPMASSEFSSSSSSPKHEKLALSPLRLSREFEPAQMNLGISNDISESSQKQTNWIPIAWGNSMGGPLGEVLTKTTSGGSKICINSKSPLGLLNEGWDGSPQLGSSPTGVLQKSTFCSLSNSSSGSSPRGGENKKSSLDVASIYDDVPGSTFASSSVPSL, via the exons ATGGATTTTGGGGTGATGGGTTTGGAGGGTTTGGTGGGTCACGACGCCGGAGGAGGAGAGGCAGCGGAAAATGTTGGTGACGGATCTGGCTCCGCCTCCGCCAAGCAGCAAAGATCTTGGCCGGCGGAGGACGACTGGAGGGACTCAAAAATGCTGAAAAACGAAGACTTGAATTCCCCCAAGACAATGCCATTGCAGTACCAGGGGACTCCTCTGCTGAGATCTAATTCTCAACTGCTTCCACCTCCAGCTGAGTCTCACAGGCAGGAGCAAATGCTGAGCTTTTCCAACAACAAATCAGAAAGCTTTCTCAGCAGAGATGGAGACTTTGCCTACTACCAGAGGAATCCCACTCCCATTCCCTCTCCTTACCCAAGGAATGCAGGCTCACCag GTTATGGAAGCTTGAATCTGAGCATGCATGGGACTTTTACTGGGGCTAGAGGACCCTTCACTCCTTCTCAGTGGATTGAGCTGGAGCACCAGGCCTTGATCTACAAGTACATGACTTCAAATGTGCCTGTCCCTTCCAATCTGCTCATACCTATCAAGAAATCCCTCTACCCTTATGGCTTGTCTG TAGCGTGGGGCGCTTACCATCTGGGATTTTCTGGCAACAACGATCCTGAACCTGGGAGGTGTCGCCGAACAGATGGGAAGAAATGGCGTTGCTCGAGAGATGCTGTTGCAGATCAGAAGTATTGTGAAAGGCACATCAACAGGGGACGCCATCGTTCAAGAAAGCCTGTGGAAGGCCAGCCTGGCCAGGCCGTCTCTGAGACCAGTAATTCAAAGAGGGTACCTATGAATTCGTCAATGTCAACGTCAGTGATGCCAAGCAGTGGTGTATCCAGCAGCCTCACGACCGCACAGCAGCAATTCAAAAGCTTGCAGCCTGCTGTTGCTGTCAATCCTTCTGCAGATGCCCTTGTCAACAG GATGCAGGGTCAACAGGGAGTTTCGGTGATGTCTGCCCCTACCCTTAAGCCGAAATCCAACAAGTCTACTTATAACATTGGGAAACAAGAATTCCTAGTGGAAGAAGCCTCCCAAGCAGAGTTTGGACTTGTTTCTACTGATTCACTTCTCAACCCTTCACATAGGAACTCTTACATTTCTAAAGACTTTAGTGGTTCTTTCCTACACTTTGGTGATCAAGATACTCAAGACCATCATCCGCTTCGCCAGTTCATGGATGATTGGCCCAAGGACCAATCCTGTCACTCAGTCTCTACTTGGCCTGAAGAAGTAAAATCAGACTGGACTCAGCTATCAATGTCAATTCCTATGGCATCCTCGGAGTTCTCATCATCCTCTTCCTCGCCAAAGCATGAGAAACTTGCGCTCTCACCGCTGAGGCTATCCCGGGAGTTTGAGCCTGCCCAAATGAATTTGGGAATAAGCAATGACATTAGCGAATCAAGCCAGAAGCAAACTAACTGGATACCTATCGCTTGGGGAAATTCAATGGGGGGTCCTTTAGGAGAGGTCCTAACCAAAACCACCAGTGGTGGCAGCAAGATCTGCATTAACTCAAAATCCCCACTTGGCCTCTTAAATGAAGGGTGGGATGGCAGCCCTCAGTTGGGATCTTCCCCAACTGGCGTCTTGCAGAAGTCAACTTTCTGTTCGCTTTCAAACAGCAGCTCAGGGAGCAGCCCGAGAGGAGGTGAGAACAAGAAGAGTAGTCTCGACGTGGCGAGCATTTATGATGACGTGCCAGGTTCAACCTTTGCAAGTTCCTCAGTTCCATCCCTGTAA
- the LOC126591464 gene encoding growth-regulating factor 1-like isoform X4 has translation MDFGVMGLEGLVGHDAGGGEAAENVGDGSGSASAKQQRSWPAEDDWRDSKMLKNEDLNSPKTMPLQYQGTPLLRSNSQLLPPPAESHRQEQMLSFSNNKSESFLSRDGDFAYYQRNPTPIPSPYPRNAGSPGYGSLNLSMHGTFTGARGPFTPSQWIELEHQALIYKYMTSNVPVPSNLLIPIKKSLYPYGLSAWGAYHLGFSGNNDPEPGRCRRTDGKKWRCSRDAVADQKYCERHINRGRHRSRKPVEGQPGQAVSETSNSKRVPMNSSMSTSVMPSSGVSSSLTTAQQQFKSLQPAVAVNPSADALVNRMQGQQGVSVMSAPTLKPKSNKSTYNIGKQEFLVEEASQAEFGLVSTDSLLNPSHRNSYISKDFSGSFLHFGDQDTQDHHPLRQFMDDWPKDQSCHSVSTWPEEVKSDWTQLSMSIPMASSEFSSSSSSPKHEKLALSPLRLSREFEPAQMNLGISNDISESSQKQTNWIPIAWGNSMGGPLGEVLTKTTSGGSKICINSKSPLGLLNEGWDGSPQLGSSPTGVLQKSTFCSLSNSSSGSSPRGGENKKSSLDVASIYDDVPGSTFASSSVPSL, from the exons ATGGATTTTGGGGTGATGGGTTTGGAGGGTTTGGTGGGTCACGACGCCGGAGGAGGAGAGGCAGCGGAAAATGTTGGTGACGGATCTGGCTCCGCCTCCGCCAAGCAGCAAAGATCTTGGCCGGCGGAGGACGACTGGAGGGACTCAAAAATGCTGAAAAACGAAGACTTGAATTCCCCCAAGACAATGCCATTGCAGTACCAGGGGACTCCTCTGCTGAGATCTAATTCTCAACTGCTTCCACCTCCAGCTGAGTCTCACAGGCAGGAGCAAATGCTGAGCTTTTCCAACAACAAATCAGAAAGCTTTCTCAGCAGAGATGGAGACTTTGCCTACTACCAGAGGAATCCCACTCCCATTCCCTCTCCTTACCCAAGGAATGCAGGCTCACCag GTTATGGAAGCTTGAATCTGAGCATGCATGGGACTTTTACTGGGGCTAGAGGACCCTTCACTCCTTCTCAGTGGATTGAGCTGGAGCACCAGGCCTTGATCTACAAGTACATGACTTCAAATGTGCCTGTCCCTTCCAATCTGCTCATACCTATCAAGAAATCCCTCTACCCTTATGGCTTGTCTG CGTGGGGCGCTTACCATCTGGGATTTTCTGGCAACAACGATCCTGAACCTGGGAGGTGTCGCCGAACAGATGGGAAGAAATGGCGTTGCTCGAGAGATGCTGTTGCAGATCAGAAGTATTGTGAAAGGCACATCAACAGGGGACGCCATCGTTCAAGAAAGCCTGTGGAAGGCCAGCCTGGCCAGGCCGTCTCTGAGACCAGTAATTCAAAGAGGGTACCTATGAATTCGTCAATGTCAACGTCAGTGATGCCAAGCAGTGGTGTATCCAGCAGCCTCACGACCGCACAGCAGCAATTCAAAAGCTTGCAGCCTGCTGTTGCTGTCAATCCTTCTGCAGATGCCCTTGTCAACAG GATGCAGGGTCAACAGGGAGTTTCGGTGATGTCTGCCCCTACCCTTAAGCCGAAATCCAACAAGTCTACTTATAACATTGGGAAACAAGAATTCCTAGTGGAAGAAGCCTCCCAAGCAGAGTTTGGACTTGTTTCTACTGATTCACTTCTCAACCCTTCACATAGGAACTCTTACATTTCTAAAGACTTTAGTGGTTCTTTCCTACACTTTGGTGATCAAGATACTCAAGACCATCATCCGCTTCGCCAGTTCATGGATGATTGGCCCAAGGACCAATCCTGTCACTCAGTCTCTACTTGGCCTGAAGAAGTAAAATCAGACTGGACTCAGCTATCAATGTCAATTCCTATGGCATCCTCGGAGTTCTCATCATCCTCTTCCTCGCCAAAGCATGAGAAACTTGCGCTCTCACCGCTGAGGCTATCCCGGGAGTTTGAGCCTGCCCAAATGAATTTGGGAATAAGCAATGACATTAGCGAATCAAGCCAGAAGCAAACTAACTGGATACCTATCGCTTGGGGAAATTCAATGGGGGGTCCTTTAGGAGAGGTCCTAACCAAAACCACCAGTGGTGGCAGCAAGATCTGCATTAACTCAAAATCCCCACTTGGCCTCTTAAATGAAGGGTGGGATGGCAGCCCTCAGTTGGGATCTTCCCCAACTGGCGTCTTGCAGAAGTCAACTTTCTGTTCGCTTTCAAACAGCAGCTCAGGGAGCAGCCCGAGAGGAGGTGAGAACAAGAAGAGTAGTCTCGACGTGGCGAGCATTTATGATGACGTGCCAGGTTCAACCTTTGCAAGTTCCTCAGTTCCATCCCTGTAA
- the LOC126591464 gene encoding growth-regulating factor 1-like isoform X2, with the protein MDFGVMGLEGLVGHDAGGGEAAENVGDGSGSASAKQQRSWPAEDDWRDSKMLKNEDLNSPKTMPLQYQGTPLLRSNSQLLPPPAESHRQEQMLSFSNNKSESFLSRDGDFAYYQRNPTPIPSPYPRNAGSPGYGSLNLSMHGTFTGARGPFTPSQWIELEHQALIYKYMTSNVPVPSNLLIPIKKSLYPYGLSGPSNPTSTWGAYHLGFSGNNDPEPGRCRRTDGKKWRCSRDAVADQKYCERHINRGRHRSRKPVEGQPGQAVSETSNSKRVPMNSSMSTSVMPSSGVSSSLTTAQQQFKSLQPAVAVNPSADALVNRMQGQQGVSVMSAPTLKPKSNKSTYNIGKQEFLVEEASQAEFGLVSTDSLLNPSHRNSYISKDFSGSFLHFGDQDTQDHHPLRQFMDDWPKDQSCHSVSTWPEEVKSDWTQLSMSIPMASSEFSSSSSSPKHEKLALSPLRLSREFEPAQMNLGISNDISESSQKQTNWIPIAWGNSMGGPLGEVLTKTTSGGSKICINSKSPLGLLNEGWDGSPQLGSSPTGVLQKSTFCSLSNSSSGSSPRGGENKKSSLDVASIYDDVPGSTFASSSVPSL; encoded by the exons ATGGATTTTGGGGTGATGGGTTTGGAGGGTTTGGTGGGTCACGACGCCGGAGGAGGAGAGGCAGCGGAAAATGTTGGTGACGGATCTGGCTCCGCCTCCGCCAAGCAGCAAAGATCTTGGCCGGCGGAGGACGACTGGAGGGACTCAAAAATGCTGAAAAACGAAGACTTGAATTCCCCCAAGACAATGCCATTGCAGTACCAGGGGACTCCTCTGCTGAGATCTAATTCTCAACTGCTTCCACCTCCAGCTGAGTCTCACAGGCAGGAGCAAATGCTGAGCTTTTCCAACAACAAATCAGAAAGCTTTCTCAGCAGAGATGGAGACTTTGCCTACTACCAGAGGAATCCCACTCCCATTCCCTCTCCTTACCCAAGGAATGCAGGCTCACCag GTTATGGAAGCTTGAATCTGAGCATGCATGGGACTTTTACTGGGGCTAGAGGACCCTTCACTCCTTCTCAGTGGATTGAGCTGGAGCACCAGGCCTTGATCTACAAGTACATGACTTCAAATGTGCCTGTCCCTTCCAATCTGCTCATACCTATCAAGAAATCCCTCTACCCTTATGGCTTGTCTGGTCCGTCTAATCCCACCTCAA CGTGGGGCGCTTACCATCTGGGATTTTCTGGCAACAACGATCCTGAACCTGGGAGGTGTCGCCGAACAGATGGGAAGAAATGGCGTTGCTCGAGAGATGCTGTTGCAGATCAGAAGTATTGTGAAAGGCACATCAACAGGGGACGCCATCGTTCAAGAAAGCCTGTGGAAGGCCAGCCTGGCCAGGCCGTCTCTGAGACCAGTAATTCAAAGAGGGTACCTATGAATTCGTCAATGTCAACGTCAGTGATGCCAAGCAGTGGTGTATCCAGCAGCCTCACGACCGCACAGCAGCAATTCAAAAGCTTGCAGCCTGCTGTTGCTGTCAATCCTTCTGCAGATGCCCTTGTCAACAG GATGCAGGGTCAACAGGGAGTTTCGGTGATGTCTGCCCCTACCCTTAAGCCGAAATCCAACAAGTCTACTTATAACATTGGGAAACAAGAATTCCTAGTGGAAGAAGCCTCCCAAGCAGAGTTTGGACTTGTTTCTACTGATTCACTTCTCAACCCTTCACATAGGAACTCTTACATTTCTAAAGACTTTAGTGGTTCTTTCCTACACTTTGGTGATCAAGATACTCAAGACCATCATCCGCTTCGCCAGTTCATGGATGATTGGCCCAAGGACCAATCCTGTCACTCAGTCTCTACTTGGCCTGAAGAAGTAAAATCAGACTGGACTCAGCTATCAATGTCAATTCCTATGGCATCCTCGGAGTTCTCATCATCCTCTTCCTCGCCAAAGCATGAGAAACTTGCGCTCTCACCGCTGAGGCTATCCCGGGAGTTTGAGCCTGCCCAAATGAATTTGGGAATAAGCAATGACATTAGCGAATCAAGCCAGAAGCAAACTAACTGGATACCTATCGCTTGGGGAAATTCAATGGGGGGTCCTTTAGGAGAGGTCCTAACCAAAACCACCAGTGGTGGCAGCAAGATCTGCATTAACTCAAAATCCCCACTTGGCCTCTTAAATGAAGGGTGGGATGGCAGCCCTCAGTTGGGATCTTCCCCAACTGGCGTCTTGCAGAAGTCAACTTTCTGTTCGCTTTCAAACAGCAGCTCAGGGAGCAGCCCGAGAGGAGGTGAGAACAAGAAGAGTAGTCTCGACGTGGCGAGCATTTATGATGACGTGCCAGGTTCAACCTTTGCAAGTTCCTCAGTTCCATCCCTGTAA
- the LOC126591464 gene encoding growth-regulating factor 1-like isoform X1 — protein MDFGVMGLEGLVGHDAGGGEAAENVGDGSGSASAKQQRSWPAEDDWRDSKMLKNEDLNSPKTMPLQYQGTPLLRSNSQLLPPPAESHRQEQMLSFSNNKSESFLSRDGDFAYYQRNPTPIPSPYPRNAGSPGYGSLNLSMHGTFTGARGPFTPSQWIELEHQALIYKYMTSNVPVPSNLLIPIKKSLYPYGLSGPSNPTSIAWGAYHLGFSGNNDPEPGRCRRTDGKKWRCSRDAVADQKYCERHINRGRHRSRKPVEGQPGQAVSETSNSKRVPMNSSMSTSVMPSSGVSSSLTTAQQQFKSLQPAVAVNPSADALVNRMQGQQGVSVMSAPTLKPKSNKSTYNIGKQEFLVEEASQAEFGLVSTDSLLNPSHRNSYISKDFSGSFLHFGDQDTQDHHPLRQFMDDWPKDQSCHSVSTWPEEVKSDWTQLSMSIPMASSEFSSSSSSPKHEKLALSPLRLSREFEPAQMNLGISNDISESSQKQTNWIPIAWGNSMGGPLGEVLTKTTSGGSKICINSKSPLGLLNEGWDGSPQLGSSPTGVLQKSTFCSLSNSSSGSSPRGGENKKSSLDVASIYDDVPGSTFASSSVPSL, from the exons ATGGATTTTGGGGTGATGGGTTTGGAGGGTTTGGTGGGTCACGACGCCGGAGGAGGAGAGGCAGCGGAAAATGTTGGTGACGGATCTGGCTCCGCCTCCGCCAAGCAGCAAAGATCTTGGCCGGCGGAGGACGACTGGAGGGACTCAAAAATGCTGAAAAACGAAGACTTGAATTCCCCCAAGACAATGCCATTGCAGTACCAGGGGACTCCTCTGCTGAGATCTAATTCTCAACTGCTTCCACCTCCAGCTGAGTCTCACAGGCAGGAGCAAATGCTGAGCTTTTCCAACAACAAATCAGAAAGCTTTCTCAGCAGAGATGGAGACTTTGCCTACTACCAGAGGAATCCCACTCCCATTCCCTCTCCTTACCCAAGGAATGCAGGCTCACCag GTTATGGAAGCTTGAATCTGAGCATGCATGGGACTTTTACTGGGGCTAGAGGACCCTTCACTCCTTCTCAGTGGATTGAGCTGGAGCACCAGGCCTTGATCTACAAGTACATGACTTCAAATGTGCCTGTCCCTTCCAATCTGCTCATACCTATCAAGAAATCCCTCTACCCTTATGGCTTGTCTGGTCCGTCTAATCCCACCTCAA TAGCGTGGGGCGCTTACCATCTGGGATTTTCTGGCAACAACGATCCTGAACCTGGGAGGTGTCGCCGAACAGATGGGAAGAAATGGCGTTGCTCGAGAGATGCTGTTGCAGATCAGAAGTATTGTGAAAGGCACATCAACAGGGGACGCCATCGTTCAAGAAAGCCTGTGGAAGGCCAGCCTGGCCAGGCCGTCTCTGAGACCAGTAATTCAAAGAGGGTACCTATGAATTCGTCAATGTCAACGTCAGTGATGCCAAGCAGTGGTGTATCCAGCAGCCTCACGACCGCACAGCAGCAATTCAAAAGCTTGCAGCCTGCTGTTGCTGTCAATCCTTCTGCAGATGCCCTTGTCAACAG GATGCAGGGTCAACAGGGAGTTTCGGTGATGTCTGCCCCTACCCTTAAGCCGAAATCCAACAAGTCTACTTATAACATTGGGAAACAAGAATTCCTAGTGGAAGAAGCCTCCCAAGCAGAGTTTGGACTTGTTTCTACTGATTCACTTCTCAACCCTTCACATAGGAACTCTTACATTTCTAAAGACTTTAGTGGTTCTTTCCTACACTTTGGTGATCAAGATACTCAAGACCATCATCCGCTTCGCCAGTTCATGGATGATTGGCCCAAGGACCAATCCTGTCACTCAGTCTCTACTTGGCCTGAAGAAGTAAAATCAGACTGGACTCAGCTATCAATGTCAATTCCTATGGCATCCTCGGAGTTCTCATCATCCTCTTCCTCGCCAAAGCATGAGAAACTTGCGCTCTCACCGCTGAGGCTATCCCGGGAGTTTGAGCCTGCCCAAATGAATTTGGGAATAAGCAATGACATTAGCGAATCAAGCCAGAAGCAAACTAACTGGATACCTATCGCTTGGGGAAATTCAATGGGGGGTCCTTTAGGAGAGGTCCTAACCAAAACCACCAGTGGTGGCAGCAAGATCTGCATTAACTCAAAATCCCCACTTGGCCTCTTAAATGAAGGGTGGGATGGCAGCCCTCAGTTGGGATCTTCCCCAACTGGCGTCTTGCAGAAGTCAACTTTCTGTTCGCTTTCAAACAGCAGCTCAGGGAGCAGCCCGAGAGGAGGTGAGAACAAGAAGAGTAGTCTCGACGTGGCGAGCATTTATGATGACGTGCCAGGTTCAACCTTTGCAAGTTCCTCAGTTCCATCCCTGTAA